One window from the genome of Streptomyces sp. WZ-12 encodes:
- a CDS encoding 4'-phosphopantetheinyl transferase family protein: MIEKLLPAPIATAESFADDPVEEMFPEEFALVAGAVDKRQREFGTVRNCARRALATFGIAPAPVLPGPGRAPRWPDGIVGTMTHCTGYRGAAVARATDLRSLGVDAEPHAPLDDPGVLSLVTLPEERAQLAQLAAHQPEICWERLIFSAKESVYKAWYPLTGRWLGFEEARLTLDPTDATFTAQLLVPGPLVDGRRLDAFNGRWLIGSGLVMTAVTVAPERG; this comes from the coding sequence GTGATCGAGAAACTGCTCCCCGCCCCCATAGCGACCGCCGAGTCCTTCGCCGACGACCCGGTCGAGGAGATGTTCCCGGAGGAGTTCGCGCTGGTGGCCGGGGCGGTGGACAAGCGGCAGCGGGAGTTCGGCACGGTCCGCAACTGCGCCCGCCGGGCCCTGGCCACGTTCGGCATCGCCCCGGCGCCGGTGCTGCCCGGGCCGGGCCGCGCCCCGCGCTGGCCGGACGGCATCGTCGGCACCATGACCCACTGCACCGGCTACCGCGGCGCCGCGGTGGCCCGGGCGACGGACCTCCGCTCCCTGGGTGTGGACGCCGAACCGCACGCCCCCCTGGACGACCCCGGCGTCCTGTCCCTGGTGACGCTTCCCGAGGAACGCGCCCAGCTCGCCCAACTCGCCGCGCACCAGCCGGAGATCTGCTGGGAACGCCTGATCTTCAGCGCCAAGGAGAGCGTCTACAAAGCCTGGTACCCGCTCACCGGCCGCTGGCTCGGCTTCGAGGAGGCCCGCCTCACCCTCGACCCGACCGACGCCACCTTCACCGCCCAACTCCTCGTCCCCGGCCCCCTGGTGGACGGCCGCCGCCTCGACGCCTTCAACGGCCGCTGGCTGATCGGCTCGGGCCTGGTCATGACGGCGGTGACGGTCGCACCGGAGCGGGGGTAG
- a CDS encoding metallophosphoesterase family protein, giving the protein MTYEIRTFTPGAEHATAAPAPASREGRLVAVSDLHVRYDENREIVERLRPQSDDDWLLVAGDVGEYVEDIRWTLSLLSSRFAKVVWVPGNHELWTPAKDPVQLRGVARYEHLVEICRELGVLTPEDPFPVWEGTGGPVAIAPLFLLYDYSFRMPGARSKEEALQIAEKAGIVCTDEYFLHPDPYPSREAWCRARVEETEARLAALPEDLPTILINHWPLVREPTRPLWYPEFALWCGTEATADWPRRFRAATVVYGHLHIPRLIMWDGVPHQEVSLGYPREWRRRAGSPGRPVQILPVATTGVPA; this is encoded by the coding sequence GTGACCTACGAGATCCGCACCTTCACCCCAGGCGCCGAGCACGCCACCGCCGCGCCGGCCCCCGCGTCCCGCGAGGGCCGCTTGGTGGCCGTCAGCGATCTGCACGTCCGGTACGACGAGAACCGCGAGATCGTCGAGCGATTGCGCCCGCAGTCCGACGACGACTGGCTGCTGGTCGCCGGGGACGTCGGGGAGTACGTCGAGGACATCCGCTGGACCCTCTCCCTGCTGAGCAGTCGGTTCGCCAAGGTCGTGTGGGTGCCCGGCAACCACGAGCTGTGGACCCCGGCCAAGGATCCGGTCCAGTTGCGCGGCGTGGCCCGTTACGAGCATCTGGTGGAGATCTGCCGGGAGTTGGGGGTACTCACCCCCGAGGACCCCTTCCCCGTCTGGGAGGGCACCGGCGGCCCGGTCGCGATCGCGCCGCTCTTCCTGCTCTACGACTACTCCTTCCGCATGCCGGGCGCGCGCTCCAAGGAGGAGGCGCTCCAGATCGCCGAGAAGGCCGGGATCGTCTGCACCGACGAGTACTTCCTCCACCCCGACCCGTACCCGTCCCGCGAGGCGTGGTGCCGGGCCCGGGTCGAGGAGACCGAGGCCCGGCTCGCCGCGCTCCCGGAGGACCTGCCGACGATCCTGATCAACCACTGGCCGCTGGTCCGCGAGCCCACCCGTCCCCTGTGGTATCCGGAGTTCGCCCTGTGGTGCGGCACGGAGGCCACCGCCGACTGGCCGCGCCGGTTCCGGGCCGCCACCGTGGTCTACGGCCACCTGCACATCCCCCGGCTGATCATGTGGGACGGAGTGCCGCACCAGGAGGTGTCACTCGGTTACCCTCGCGAATGGCGGCGCCGCGCCGGCTCCCCCGGCCGCCCGGTCCAGATCCTGCCCGTCGCGACGACCGGAGTCCCCGCGTGA
- a CDS encoding Rv1733c family protein, producing the protein MKPGKALWRWRRNPLRRPSDVLEAAALLVASALVVVGGPAVGVGSGLAAQDAYRQQRRERYPATAFLVDDAPGRSPGAFSGNVGDNTVRAAIRWRDAQRSAHRGTTQVEAGRKAGSGITVWLDGSGRLAHEPLDPAGGAVAAALVGVLAAVAWCGAVAGAVWGLRAWLRRRRAVQWERAWAEGGPRWGDGRW; encoded by the coding sequence ATGAAGCCGGGGAAGGCGCTGTGGCGCTGGCGGAGGAACCCGCTCAGGCGGCCGTCGGACGTCCTGGAGGCGGCCGCCCTGCTCGTCGCCTCGGCGCTGGTGGTCGTCGGCGGGCCCGCGGTGGGGGTCGGCTCGGGGCTGGCGGCGCAGGACGCCTACCGGCAGCAGCGCCGGGAGCGTTACCCGGCCACCGCCTTCCTGGTGGACGACGCGCCCGGGCGGTCGCCGGGCGCCTTCTCCGGCAACGTAGGCGACAACACCGTGCGCGCCGCCATCCGTTGGCGCGACGCGCAGCGCTCCGCCCACCGGGGCACCACCCAGGTCGAGGCGGGGCGCAAGGCGGGCTCGGGGATCACGGTGTGGCTGGACGGCAGCGGGCGGCTCGCCCATGAGCCGCTCGACCCGGCCGGCGGCGCCGTCGCGGCCGCACTGGTCGGCGTGTTGGCGGCGGTCGCCTGGTGCGGCGCGGTGGCCGGCGCCGTCTGGGGCCTACGGGCGTGGCTACGGCGCCGGCGCGCCGTCCAGTGGGAACGGGCCTGGGCCGAGGGCGGCCCGCGTTGGGGGGACGGGCGGTGGTGA
- a CDS encoding PucR family transcriptional regulator translates to MPLRISDLLARPGLHLSLTYDVPPELLSRTIEAATVSDLLVPGKWLQGGELLMTIGLLLPMEPAACRAYVRDAAGGGAACLALGLGQGLPYQQAPEPLVTAAREAGLPLLTVPDEVPFIAVTKAVFDARAAEQREVLHRAFATQRRLTAAAATSDGLQPMLAEWTAATGVGATVLDPLGRQLASAEQEPLAPLEQAHDLIERVAARGLRGSASSTAGGRQLEVQPLGARRLRGLLLLTGRPDDAARSVVPGLISLLSLELERRHLRDEPERRRRSALLSELLSGEDLVAERARDMLASVGLSAERVRAVVVEAAPATGPRGPGGAPSAAGLPEGAAQEMAADLALAMPGGLVRVTGGPGSAPVPVIEAVVGEELDVRAVLGRFAPHCPAGIGPATAPETVRVSLRQATGLLAVSRTAGAPAEARQSEAARLLLELGDRRTLHGYADSVLGPLDLSDNGEELIATLAAWLETGGAWDATSRRLGVHRHTVRNRLDKAMDLTGRRLDDPDDRFDLWLATRIRRGGAPSPGVR, encoded by the coding sequence ATGCCTCTGCGTATCTCCGATCTGCTGGCACGGCCCGGTCTCCATCTGTCGCTGACCTACGACGTCCCGCCGGAGCTGCTGTCCCGGACCATCGAGGCGGCGACCGTCTCCGACCTGTTGGTCCCGGGCAAGTGGTTGCAGGGCGGCGAGCTGCTGATGACCATCGGGCTGCTGCTGCCGATGGAGCCGGCCGCCTGCCGGGCGTACGTGCGGGACGCCGCCGGGGGCGGCGCGGCCTGTCTGGCGCTCGGGCTGGGGCAGGGGCTGCCGTATCAACAGGCGCCGGAGCCGCTGGTCACGGCGGCCCGGGAGGCGGGGCTGCCGCTGCTGACGGTGCCGGACGAGGTGCCCTTCATCGCGGTCACCAAGGCGGTCTTCGACGCCCGGGCCGCCGAGCAACGGGAGGTGCTGCACCGGGCGTTCGCCACCCAGCGGCGGCTGACCGCTGCCGCGGCGACCAGCGACGGGCTCCAGCCGATGCTGGCGGAGTGGACGGCGGCCACCGGGGTCGGTGCCACGGTCCTCGACCCCCTGGGGCGGCAGTTGGCCTCCGCCGAACAGGAGCCGCTCGCGCCCCTGGAGCAGGCGCACGACCTGATCGAGCGGGTCGCCGCGCGGGGGCTGCGGGGCAGTGCGAGCAGTACCGCCGGCGGGCGGCAGTTGGAGGTGCAGCCGCTGGGTGCCCGCCGGCTGCGCGGTCTGCTGCTGCTCACCGGGCGGCCCGACGACGCCGCGCGGTCCGTCGTGCCCGGGCTGATCTCGCTGCTCTCGCTGGAGTTGGAGCGGCGCCATCTGCGCGACGAGCCGGAGCGCCGGCGGCGGTCGGCGCTGCTGTCGGAGCTGCTGTCGGGCGAGGACCTGGTGGCCGAGCGGGCCCGGGACATGCTGGCGTCGGTGGGGCTGTCCGCGGAGCGGGTGCGGGCGGTGGTGGTGGAGGCCGCGCCGGCGACGGGCCCGCGGGGGCCGGGCGGTGCGCCCTCGGCGGCCGGGCTGCCGGAGGGCGCGGCGCAGGAGATGGCGGCGGATCTGGCGCTGGCGATGCCGGGCGGGCTGGTGCGGGTGACCGGTGGGCCGGGTTCCGCGCCGGTGCCGGTGATCGAGGCGGTGGTCGGCGAGGAGTTGGACGTCCGCGCGGTGCTCGGCCGGTTCGCGCCGCACTGCCCGGCGGGCATCGGCCCGGCCACCGCGCCGGAGACGGTGCGGGTCTCGCTGCGGCAGGCGACGGGGCTGCTGGCCGTCAGCCGGACCGCCGGGGCGCCCGCGGAGGCCCGGCAGAGCGAGGCCGCCCGGCTGCTGCTGGAGCTCGGCGACCGGCGCACCCTGCACGGCTACGCCGACAGCGTGCTCGGCCCGTTGGACCTGTCCGACAACGGCGAGGAGTTGATCGCCACCCTCGCCGCCTGGTTGGAGACCGGCGGCGCCTGGGACGCCACCAGTCGCCGGCTCGGCGTCCACCGGCACACCGTGCGCAACCGCCTGGACAAGGCGATGGACCTCACCGGGCGCCGCCTCGACGACCCCGACGACCGCTTCGACCTCTGGCTGGCCACCCGCATCCGGCGCGGCGGCGCCCCCTCCCCCGGCGTGCGTTGA
- a CDS encoding TetR/AcrR family transcriptional regulator: MIQQRAARTRRRVLEAGAAEFARRGYAATTLTHIAHAAGVTMGSITFHFASKRELADAVCELGHQATREAVTLGVERAAGPLQAVIDLTHLLVRLLGEDDLVRAASRLGGEGGDRDGWYGTWLPELHAASTRADEDGVLRAEADPATVTALAVGLVAAAETSALQATCAHTGTTDTTQLALAWRTLLHAVASPEAARDLSPTGPGDPGSPPCPENP, translated from the coding sequence GTGATCCAGCAACGAGCCGCACGGACGCGCCGACGCGTCCTGGAGGCGGGCGCGGCGGAGTTCGCCCGCCGGGGCTACGCCGCCACCACCCTCACCCACATCGCGCACGCGGCGGGGGTGACGATGGGGTCGATCACCTTCCACTTCGCCTCGAAGCGCGAACTGGCCGACGCCGTCTGCGAACTGGGCCACCAGGCCACCCGCGAGGCCGTGACGCTCGGCGTCGAGCGCGCGGCCGGCCCGCTCCAGGCGGTCATCGACCTCACCCACCTCCTGGTGCGGCTGCTCGGCGAGGACGATCTCGTGCGCGCGGCGAGCCGGTTGGGCGGCGAGGGCGGGGACCGGGACGGCTGGTACGGGACGTGGCTGCCGGAGTTGCACGCGGCGAGCACCCGCGCCGACGAGGACGGCGTGCTGCGGGCGGAGGCGGACCCGGCGACGGTGACCGCGCTGGCGGTCGGCCTCGTCGCCGCGGCGGAGACCTCCGCCCTCCAGGCGACCTGCGCCCACACCGGCACCACGGACACGACGCAACTCGCCCTCGCCTGGCGGACGTTGCTGCACGCCGTAGCCTCCCCGGAGGCAGCCCGGGACCTCAGCCCCACCGGCCCCGGGGACCCCGGGAGCCCCCCGTGCCCTGAGAACCCGTAG
- a CDS encoding ScbR family autoregulator-binding transcription factor, whose protein sequence is MPRQRQDRALRTRAAIVRAAAEVFAEQGYAGASVTKITDRAGLTMGAMYFHFKNKAALAREIVVGQPDRVLPSRPSAGLQRVVDITLTWAHQLLEDPVLLAGARLVMEQEEFIGSEQNSHQQWARIFERELGRARERGELLPGCDAAAAARLIVNACTGAQMHAQMATGHRDLPDRVVEMWRCLLPALAAPEAAAAVELDVERGKVAGIAS, encoded by the coding sequence ATGCCACGACAGCGACAGGACCGTGCCCTCCGGACCCGGGCAGCCATAGTGCGGGCGGCGGCTGAGGTCTTCGCCGAGCAGGGTTATGCGGGTGCGAGTGTCACCAAGATCACCGACCGCGCGGGCCTGACGATGGGGGCGATGTACTTCCACTTCAAGAACAAGGCGGCGCTGGCCCGCGAGATCGTTGTGGGTCAGCCGGACCGGGTGCTGCCTTCGCGCCCTTCTGCCGGCCTCCAACGCGTCGTCGACATCACCCTGACCTGGGCCCATCAGCTCCTGGAGGACCCGGTGTTGCTGGCCGGTGCCCGACTTGTCATGGAGCAGGAGGAGTTTATCGGTTCGGAGCAGAACTCCCACCAGCAGTGGGCGCGGATATTCGAGCGGGAGCTGGGCCGGGCCCGGGAGCGCGGCGAACTCCTCCCCGGCTGCGATGCGGCGGCCGCCGCCCGCCTGATAGTCAACGCCTGCACGGGCGCGCAGATGCACGCCCAGATGGCGACCGGTCACCGCGATCTGCCCGACCGCGTGGTGGAGATGTGGCGCTGCCTGCTGCCGGCGCTGGCCGCGCCGGAGGCGGCGGCCGCGGTCGAGCTCGACGTCGAGCGGGGGAAGGTGGCCGGAATCGCCTCGTGA
- a CDS encoding aminotransferase class IV, with protein MNLATSVHTHWDGPGVPSIDPGRGIPFGSSSVQHGTAVFEGIRCYATPEGPAIFRLDDHLERMLNSARLLGIRHAYDLPRLRRSTLRATADSGCADGYVRPGLFAADPVVSIGLTTVPFTLGVEVWPVTTPPPEPPAIPGVRLTVSPWRRPSPQSFPRRAKAVGTYVTSALAKTAAQAAGFDDALQLDCDTGRVAEATTANVFLVTGGRLSTPWLTDNLLAGITRDSVLTLARDLGLEVTEGPVEVAEVHAAQEVFLTGTAGELLPVASLDGRPFAAERPVFDAIATAFRATVTGRAGHPEWRTPVPQREPEPPAGPATP; from the coding sequence ATGAACCTGGCCACCTCGGTCCACACCCACTGGGACGGCCCCGGAGTCCCGAGCATCGACCCCGGGCGCGGCATCCCCTTCGGCAGCAGCAGCGTCCAGCACGGCACCGCCGTCTTCGAGGGCATCCGCTGCTATGCCACGCCGGAGGGGCCCGCGATCTTCCGCCTCGACGACCACCTGGAGCGGATGCTCAACTCGGCCCGGCTGCTGGGCATCCGCCACGCGTACGACCTGCCCCGGTTACGCCGGTCGACGCTGCGCGCCACGGCCGACAGCGGCTGCGCCGACGGCTACGTACGCCCCGGGCTCTTCGCCGCCGACCCGGTGGTGAGCATCGGCCTGACCACCGTGCCGTTCACCCTGGGCGTGGAGGTCTGGCCGGTGACCACGCCGCCGCCCGAGCCGCCCGCCATTCCGGGCGTGCGGCTGACCGTCTCGCCGTGGCGCCGCCCCTCGCCGCAGTCCTTCCCGCGGCGTGCCAAGGCCGTCGGCACCTACGTCACCTCGGCGCTGGCCAAGACCGCGGCGCAGGCCGCCGGCTTCGACGACGCGCTCCAACTCGACTGCGACACCGGCCGGGTGGCGGAGGCCACCACCGCCAACGTCTTCCTCGTCACCGGGGGCCGGCTGAGCACCCCGTGGCTCACCGACAACCTGCTCGCCGGCATCACCCGCGACTCCGTGCTGACCCTCGCCCGCGACCTGGGGCTGGAGGTGACAGAGGGACCGGTGGAGGTGGCGGAGGTGCACGCGGCGCAGGAGGTCTTCCTCACCGGCACCGCCGGCGAGTTGTTGCCGGTCGCCTCGCTGGACGGCCGGCCGTTCGCGGCGGAGCGCCCGGTGTTCGACGCGATCGCGACGGCCTTCCGGGCGACGGTGACGGGCCGCGCCGGGCACCCGGAGTGGCGGACGCCGGTACCGCAGCGCGAGCCGGAACCCCCGGCGGGCCCGGCCACGCCCTGA